GTAAACCTACGTCGTGTTACTAAGCAACAAGAAGAAGTTGTAGAAGAGAAGAGTGGTAGTGACCTTGTAATCAAGGATATTGTAATTTATCCAGAAGCTTATGTTATTAAGAAAAATGGTGAAGAAATTGATCTAACACGTAGAGAATTTGACTTGTTCTACTATCTTGCTCAACACCGTGGCCAAGTTTTAACACGTGAGAACTTACTGCAAACAGTATGGGGGTATGATTATTTCGGAGATGTTAGAACAGTTGACGTGACTGTAAGAAGATTACGTGAAAAAGTAGAAGATGATTCATCACAACCAGAATATATAATGACACGTCGTGGTGTTGGTTACTTTATAGGTGAAGAGTAATGAGTTTTTTCGGTAAGAAATTAAAGAAAAGATTCTTTTCATCAATCCGAACTAAGTTCGTAATAGTATATGTATTAGTTAACATAATATCGTTACAATTAATCGGATTGTTCTTTACAACACAATTAAGAAACAGTAATATAAATACATTTGAACAAAATATTATCGAACAAGAAAAAATATTAAATTACCACATTCGTGAGGAGCTTGATAAGGATAGTACGAAGAGTGGAGAAGAGTCGACGGATGCGGAGAATAATCCTAGCCAAGATTCTACAAGCAATAATCGAGATTCGAAAAGTGGAATAGTAAAACTAGTTAGTGAATTTAATATCCAGAAATTATTACTTGTAAAAGTTATTGATAATAACTCGAAAATTTTAGCAAGTTCATCAAAAAATGGAAATGATGATTATCTTGCTAAAAGATCTTTTGATCCGCTTGTTAGTCAAGTTATAAAAACGGGTGAGAGTACTAAACAAATTCAGAACAATGCTGATAGTAATAAGCGTGTCTGGATTTATGTAAGTCCTGTGAAAAAAGATAACGAAGTTGTTGGTGTAATATCACTTATGGCAGATATAGAAAGTGTCTATCAAGAGGTAAGTAGTATTTCAAGATTGTTTATTGTAGGAACTATACTATCAATATTAATAACTACTGTGATAGGATTTGTCGCTTCTAAAACCGTAACGAGTTCTATTGAAAAAATGAGTTCTCAGGTTAAGAAGATGGCTTTAGGAAATTATGGTACTGTAGTTGGTATAGATACAGATGACGAGATAGGAGATCTTGCTAAAGTATTTAATCAGATTTCTAAGAGAATCGAAGAAGAGCAGGCTGTAACAGAGACGGAACGTAGGAAGCTTGCAACTATTATCGAGAGTATGATGGATGGGATTATTACCACTGATAATAATGGAAAAATAATCTTAATTAATACTAGTGCTGAAGATATGCTAGGCGGACGTGATGATGAAATTTTCATTGGAAAAGACGTTCTAAAGATTCTTAATATTACAGAATATGAAAGTATTGAGGAAATACTAGAAGCGGAAGACAGTCTTCTTGTTAATGCATCTAATGATAGTGATGAATTACTTTTACGAGCAGAAATCTCTAAGATAGAAAAAGAGGACAAAGAAGATCTAACTCAGATGTCAACTGAGCTAGAAGGATACATTATCGTTCTTTATGACGTAACAGATCAAGAGCGCCAAGAAAAAGAACGTCGTGAATTCGTATCGACCGTATCTCACGAACTTCGTACACCTCTAACGACTATGAATAGCTATATCGAAGCATTAGAAGAAGGTGTATTAGAAGATAAGGAACTGGCTCCTCAGTTTATTGACACTATTCATAAAGAAACTACTCGTATGATAAGAATGGTAAATGAACTTATGCAACTTGGGAAAATGGATATTAAAGAAGAGCATTATGAAAAAGAGTTCATCGATATAAATAAAATGCTTGAGCAGATTACAGATAGATTTGCACTAACGCATCCAGAGAAGAACTTTATAAAACATATTTCTAAAACGCCGATATTTGTCGAAGGAGATCAAGATAAACTTACACAGGTGTTTGACAATATTGTTAATAATGCTATAAAATATTCTCCAAACGGTAAGAATATTACTATAAGAGTTAGACAGAATTACCATCATAATAGGGTTAGTATTTCTATAAAAGATGAAGGGGTAGGGATACCTTTAGTTCACATTGATAAAATTTTTAATAGATTTTATAGAGTTGATAAAAGTAGACAAAGAAGTATGGGTGGAACTGGTTTAGGGTTAGCTCTAGCTAAGACTATAGTAGAAGCTCATAAAGGGCGTATTTGGGCACAAAGTAGAGAAGGTTATGGAAGTATAATTTTTGTAACACTACCTTGTGAACAAATAGATGATGAATGGTTATAGAGGTGAGTAATATGAGAAATAGAAAAAAGGAAACTGTAAAATCAGTTATTTTAGGTATACTTGTTTTACTAAGTTTAACTTTATCTTATCTTATTATTACTTACCAACCAGATTACGAAATTTTTACGAAAAGATCTACTCAGAAAACAGTTGATTCAAATAAAAATGATCTTCTGAACTTCCTTATTCCAGATAGTGTGGTGAAAAACCAAGAAGGAACAAGGGAAGAAGCTATAATTCAAAATACAATAACAAAAGTAGCTAGCGTAGAAGGAGTCAAAGATAAAAAAGTATTAAAAGAGTTATTGTCTCTTCTTTCAGATAGTGAGAGTACGGAATCAAGGGTTAGAAACCGTAACATAGAAGATATTACGACTAATAACGTTGAAAAAATATTGATAAATTATCAGGTTACTTTGGACTCGGCACTACTTAAACCGTTATTCTTTTCTGAAGACAATTCAAACGTAAGTTTAGAATTTGATACTATAGTTTTATTGAAAGATAGACCTAATATGATTTATCTATATAAAAAAGATGATAAAAACTATCTTCAAATTACTTTAAAACAAAATATATATGAAAAGATAAATAGTAAATTTAATGAGAAAAAGCAAAATTATGCCAAATATAGTTTAAATAATAAATTTATATACCTAAAAGAAGGTGATGAAGATAATGTTATTGATGAATATAGTGCTGAAGACGTTAGTTTAAATAAATTGGCGAGAGATATTTTTGAGAAAAAAGATAATCTTAGAATCAGTAATGAAGATGAAGTGACTGATGGTTATGGAATATTAAGATCTATAAATAACAGATTAGTATATACAAATCCATCTAATGAAGGTGGACGTGAAGTAGGAGCTACTATTGCTATAAATAATACTATTAGTTTCTTAGAGTTAGGTTATGTAGGAGATACTAATTATCAACTAACAACAGCTTTAGACGGGATTAGCATTTTCCAAGAAGCGTATAAGGACTCTATAGCCTTTAGTAAAGATGGTTTTGCTGATATAATATCAGAAGATAACAGTAGTGGAATATATAAACTGACATCACCGAAGAAATTGACTAAGACTTACCTTTCATCGAAAGAAGCGGAGTTATATTCTGTAGAAAAAACAGAGTACGTAATAAACTATCTTTATGAGAGGGTTAATCTAAAAGAAATTGGTGATATAGTTTTAGGTTATGATAAAACTTATAATAAAGACAGAAACAGTTTCAGTTATACTCCTGCATGGTATGTGAAGTATAATGATAGATATATGAGTTTTAAAAAAATAAAAGAAAAGATAGACAAGGGAGAGAGACTATGAATTGGGGCAAGATGAAAACATTATTTATTTATCTATTTGTCGCTTTAAATGCAGTCTTATTAACTTTTTATGTCTATACAGTTCAAAAGAATAAAACTGAAATAGTTCAAGAAAAAGAAATAATAGAACGATCTATGAAAAATGACAATATAACTGTAGAAGAAAACGCCACAAAACGTGATAATTTAGGTTATGTTAATGTAACTATTTCAGATTTGAAAGATTATAAAAAAGAAGAAAATGGATTGAGGATTGAAGTTGAAAATGTAGACAAAACATCAACTCTAAAGGTTAGTTCAGAAAATGCTATAAGTAATGTTAATAAAGGTAGTTATAGAGCGGAATTAGACTCATTTTTACTTGAAAAATTGAAGTTGAGTGCAAATTATGTATTCTCTAGTTATAATTCTAATAAAAATGAGGTTATTTATGAACAACAGATTGATAGTTTCAGAGTATTTTCAAATAAAAATGCTAGAATAGTTTTTGAAGTTGAAAGTAATGGAGATATCAAGCGGTTTACTCTAACAGGAGTTTCTAACATAAGAAAAGATAAAAACGAAACCTTAGTTACATCTAATCAAGCTATAAACAGGCTGTATCATGAAGACTTGATTCCAAAAAATTGTAGAGTTCGTACAACTTTAGGATATTATACTTATATTTCACAAACAGAAAATCAAGTATTAATACCGACTTGGAATGTTGAGATAAGTGATAAGGATGGACAGGTGATCAACTATTATGTAGATGCTATAAACCTAAACATCTTAAATAGAAAAGGTCGCAGTTCATAAACAAATATAAAAAGCTATCTATCGCAATAAAGCGATGGATAGCTTTTACTATATGTATTAGTCTGCTAGGTAAGAACGTAACATCCATACATTTTTTTCTAATTGAGTTTTTAGTCCTAATGCTAGGTCAGAAGTACCTTGATCTCCTTCATCTTCAGCTACACCCATAAGGTGAGTTAGATCGTTGATTAGTAATTCGAAATCGTGGAATACAGCTGCAACCATTTCTTTAGTTGTTTCTTTTTCAGTTGCTTCTTTGATTGTTGCGATTTCTAAAGCGCCTTTAAGTGTAGAAACTGGGCGTCCTCCGATAGCTAATAATCTTTCAGCAACTTCATCTAAAGATTCAGTTGTGTAGTTGTAATAATTTTCAAATACTTCGTGTAGTGTGTAAAAGCTGCGTCCAGTTACATACCAGTGGAAGCTGTGTAATTTTGTGTATAATACTGTTAAATTTGCTACAAGTTTGTTTAATTCTGTTGTACGTGTCATTTTAAATTCTCTCCTTTATTTTGTAATTTATGCTTAAATTATAGCACCATGAATACGTGATGTAAAGTTTATAGTCTTATAATAGTTATTGAGAATTATTATCTAAAATAAAGGTTGATTTATCAATGTTTTCCAAGGTGAAAAAATATAAACGATAATCATTATCGGTATATGTTTTTAATCTCATAGAGCAATAAGTTGAAATTGGGGAGGTGAATTGTTAAAATTAAATAGAAAGGAGTGCTTTTAATGGCGAAGTTATGTATATTTTTAATAAAATTGTATAGAAGGTATATATCTCGTTATACAAGACCGACATGTAGATTTTCACCGACTTGTTCGAGTTATGCAATGGAAAGTTATAAGAGATTTGGCTTTTTTCTTGGAACATACCTAACTATAAAGAGACTTTTGAAATGTCACCCTTTCTATAAGGGGGAGTATTTTGATAATGTTCCTTTATTTAAAAGAGAAATATTTAAATTTAATAGAAAAAAATAAAATAAAGAGGTAGCTGAAACGAGCTGCCTCTTTATTGGGCGAAATTGTTAATTTTGGATAAAAATTTGGAATATTGATTGATCTGTTGAAAAATAAATAAGGGGTTGTTTCAACAATATAACAATTAAAATATTATTTAATTAAAGTATTCGTAGATAAATCCTCATAATTATCCACAAATATTAATTTATATTGCAAAAGTGAGGTAAATCCTTATAATTATCCACAGATGCAATAGATAATGTTATTTATCAATGCTATTTCCAGCATCTAACCATGCGGCAATTCCGCCCGGGAATCTATAGACATTTTTATATCCTGCTTCTTTTGCTAATACTGCTCCGACGTGGCTTCTTTCACAAGCAACAAAACCACAATAGATAACAATTTTTTTATCTTTATCAGTACCTAAAGTTTTTAAGAATGCTTCTTTTTCTTCTGGTTTTAAATCTTTCATTTCCTTAGGTAAACCGGCATTTACAGCACCTTTGATTTTTGTTTTTTCAAAACGATCCGAAGGAATAGTGTTGATTAAAATCATATCTTCTTTGTTATCGATAGATTTTTTTAATTCATCAGCACTTATTAAGTTATAATCCCCAGTTTTTGTAGCTTTAACAAGTTTGATAGATGCTTTTTCCACTTCGTTTTCTTTTCCGTCTTTTGCAGAACGGTTAAGACCATCGCCACTACTGCAACCTACTAAAGATACAGAAAGTAATATGCTCGATAAAGCTAAAGTTATTTTATTTCTTTTCATAAATTTAATCCTCCTTTAATTTTCACTTTTATTATAACATAAAAAACGTTTGGTATAAACAAATTATATAATAAAATTTAATTATATTAAGATAAATGGTAACTGTTACTTCAATGTTATTTATATGTAAACTAAAAAATATACAATGGAATATATAAAAATTAATAAAAAATTAATATGTTTATTAATTTGATTTATAGAAGATGTAGATGGTTTTATTTATATTTTTTGTGTAAAAAATAACTCTATTACTAGCTAGTAGAAATAGAGTTATATCTTTTTACAGTATTTATTTATAAAATATTATTTTTAGCTGAATATACTTTTAACGAAATTAAGAATTTTAGCTTTACGGCTTGCTTCTTTATTGGCTAGCATTTTTTTAACGAAATCAGGCATTTCAGGTTTTTCGTCGTCTTTCTTGTTAGCCAGCATTTTTTTAACGAAGTCAGGCATTTCGGGTTTTTCACCATCTTTTTTATTAGCTAGCATCTTTTTAACGAAATCAGGCATCTCGGCTTTTTCTTTATCCATTTCGTTAAATGTTGTTTGTTCTGGATTATGATAGATAAAAGGATTATCTTTATTACCATTAACTGCAGAAACTAGAGCTTCTATTAAACGAGCGTCATAGTTTGGCATTGGTGGTCTATGATATGCTACTCCAAATTCTTCGCAAAGTTCACGACATTCAACATCATTGTCAAAAAGAACTTCAATATGTTCACTTATAAAACTAAGAGGTACAAATATATAGTGTTTTGGGTGTTCTTTTTGGTCTCTTAAATATTCTAGTACATCAGGTTTAATCCATGGCATACCAATATCGCTTTCACTTTGCCATGTGTTTGTATAGTTATCTTTATCAAGACCTATTTTCTCTGCAATTAGTTTGGTCATATCGAAGATTTGATCAACATAAGGATCGTTATATTTCAAAGCAATTTCAGGTACACTGTGTGCAGAAAAGATAACTTTAAAGCTATAATTTTTAACTTCTGTATCGATAATTTTTTTGATTTCATCAGCCCAAAATTCAATTAATTCTTCTTCTTTATACCACGATTTTATTATATTAAATTTGATTTTATCACTCTTAATAAATCTTTCATATCCCATAATAGAATAGAATGAATAATGAGGTTCTAAAATTAAACAAATACATTCTTCAATGTTGTCTTCTTCCATTTTTGAAATTACATTAGGGATATATGGAGAAGAGAATTTATTTGCGAAGTATACTTGATATTCATCTTGTACAGCGTCTTTTAACAAATTAACTTCTTTAAGTGTTATTTCTTGAAGGGGAGAACCTTCGATGCGAAGATAGTTTTTTAATAATAAGTTGATTTCATCATCGTTAGGACGAACTCCTCTTCTAATATTCGTGAAAAATTTAGCTACGCCTTCAAATGTATAATCCTCAGGTGTTCCATATGTCATAACCAAAATAGCTTTTTTCATTATTTAACCTCTCATAATTGTATAGTTATATACGATTATACCACTTTTTGTACTAAAACACACGTATTTTTATATTGTTACAGAAATTATTATCAATTACAATATCATATCGATTAAACTTAAATTGTTTAGACTGTTATAAATATGAAGAAATTATGACGAGATTGATGATAAAAGGAAGCAATGTATAAAGTACAAGAAAAGATTAAAATACTATTGCAAAAAACTCGGAAAAGTTATAATATATAAGATAACTAAAAAGTACACTAATAAGGGAGTTTTAAAATCTCCGATTGGTAGTTGTAAAAAGGAGGAAGTGTTTAAGTGAGAAAGAAAATATTAGGAGCAATAACATTTATGGCTGCTGTAGGTGGAGTTATTTATATGAAAAATAATCCTAAGTATAAAGAAATAGTTAGAGTCGTAAAAACTGCAGATGCACGTGGTTTTTATGAGAAAATAATTTTAGAAAAAGATAAATTGGCATTTACGGCGAAGTCGAAAATAAAAGATTATAAGATTGATTATGAGAGTATAAGAAGTGTTGGAGAAAAAATTTATGCTAGATTAATAGTTAATAATGATGAAAAATTAAATATTGATACGGTACTCGATGAAAAAGATGTGAATGTAGAAGAAGTAGCACATTCGGAAAAATTAGATGAACTATTGAGTGAATAAGATAATTGTAGGGTGTAAAAATAATTTTTGGAATAAAATATTCCCTAGGAAATAATAAAAAAGGAATCCTCCATTACAGTAAGGTGAATGTAATGGAGGAATTTTTCATGGTTAAATTAATTGTTTAGTTTTATTTTTATGCAAAACGACTGCGAATACTTGTTGGTATTGATTTATAAACACTCTTAGTAACGAAGAATAAGAATGTTATTAAAGCACCTTTAAGTAGGTTGAACGGAATAATACCAGCAGTTACAATAGTTTTCACGTTAGTTACGATATCAGCTAAATTCATGATGTATCCATATGCTGGAAGTAACACGAAGTAGTTAAGTAATGACATGAATAATGTAATAGCTAAAGTACCTAAGATACCACCGATGATTGTTTTTGCAGTACCTTTTTTGTAGAAGAATACGATAATGCTAATGAAAGTAAATTCTACAACGATATTAGCAATTGATCCGATTGGCTCATGTGATAATAATGCGAAGTGTAGGAAGTTTTTTAAGAATGACACTAAAAGTGCATCTTTATAACCTAATAATAACAACGCCATGAACAGCGGGATAAATGTGAAATCAAATTTTAGAAATGGTGGCAAGAATGGCACAGCAAAACTAAAAAAAGATAGAAGTAGAGCAATAACTGCAAGCATTCCACTTAAAACAAGTGAATGAACATTTTTTTTATACATATTAAATCCTCTTTCCTATCTTCATAGGCAAAAAATAACCGCAATACAATTTTTAATACGGTGAATTTCAAATCTATATCAGATATAAAAAACACCACTTTAAAAATTTTAAAGCGGGACTGAAAGGTATGAAAAATAAGCATTGCACAATACATTGTATGACAAATATACATACGTAGTAAGGTTATATGTGCAAGTTTATTAATTCTATATCTTCTATCATCCAGACTGTACTGTCGGTTTTGGAATTTCACCAAATCAGCTTGCGCTCGCGGACTTTAACCGCCGGTCGGGAATTTCACCCTGCCCCGAAGATAATTTAATTATTTATTATAGGTTTATTATAAACCTAAGACTAAAGTTTGTAAAGAGAAAAGGCTTAACTTTTTTGAATAGATAAAAGTAGCCCAGAAATAAATCTTCCGAGCTACTTAAATTATTTATTATTCTACTGTTACTGATTTGGCAAGGTTACGTGGTTTATCCACATCTAAACCTTTAGTATAAGCTGCATAGTATGCGAATAATTGTGTAACAACGATACTTGCGATTGGAGCAAGATCTTCGTTTACGTTAGGAATCGCATAGTCACCTTCACGTGCTAATTTTTCTAATGTAATGATTAGAGTATTAGCTCCACGGCTAGCTACTTCACTTACGTTACTACGTGTATTTAAGTCAAGTTTTGCACTTGTGATAAGAGCTACAACTGGTGTTCTTTCTTCGATAAGAGCGATTGTACCGTGTTTTAATTCTCCTCCGGCAAAACCTTCTGTTTGAATGTAAGAAACTTCTTTAAGTTTTAAAGCTGCTTCACATGCACTATAGTAGTCGATTCCACGTCCAATATAGAATGCATTACGTTCAGTGAATAAGTTTTTAGCTAAGTCTTTGATAGTTTTTGTATCATCTAAGATTGATTCGATTGCTGAAGTAATTACTGATAATTCTTGCTCGATATCAAATTTAGGTTGTTTTGAAAGTTGTTTTGCTACTTCGTAAGCTAGTATGCTTAATGTTGCGATTTGAGCAGTGTATGCTTTAGTAGATGCAACCGCAATTTCAACACCTGCGTGAAGTAATAATGTGTAGTCACATTCACGAGATAGAGTTGACGCATCAACGTTAGTAAGTACTAAGAATTTATAATCTTCATTTATGCTGCGTAATTTTGTTAATACTGCACGAAGGTCAGCTGTTTCTCCTGATTGAGAAAGGAAGATGAACATTGGTTTTTTAGATAATAATGGTACGTTATAAGCAAATTCTGATGCTAGGTGTACCTCTGTTGGGATACCAGCCCATTTTTCGAAGTAGTTTCTTCCTACTAAACCAGCGTTATAACTTGTACCACATCCGATGATGTATAGTCTATCCGCATCTTTTACGTTGTTAATAATTTCGCTGTCAATATTTACATCATGTCCATCAAAGTAGTGAGAGATGATATTACGCATAGCTCCTACTTGCTCATGAATCTCTTTAATCATGTAATGCTCGTGGATACCTTTATCAATTTCTCCAGCGTTTAAGTTAGTTGAGAAACTTTCACGTTCTACAACGTTACCTTCTTTATCTTCGATAGTTACGCTATCTTTTTTCACGATAACAATTTCACCATCGTTGATTTCTAAGAAGTTGTTAGTGTACTTAATCATTGCTAAAGCATCACTACCAACATAGTTTTTATTTTCTTCTCCTAGTCCAATAAGAAGTGGACTTTTGTTTTTTGCTACATATAAAGTGTCTTTATCTTCTGTGTCGATTAAACAAAGTGCATAAGATCCTTGTAATTTAGATACAGCTTTTTTGAAAGCTTCTTTAGTTTCAAGACCACGATCGCTGTATATTTGAACTAATTGAACGATAACTTCAGTATCAGTTTCAGAAACAAGTTCTACATCTTTGAAAAATCTATCTTTAAGTTCTTGGAAGTTTTCGATAACTCCGTTGTGAACTAAGATGAAACGTTTGTTAAAGCTTTGGTGAGGGTGAGAGTTAGTTACGTTTACTCCACCGTGAGTAGCCCAACGTGTATGACCAATACCTAATTCTAGGTGAAGATCTCCAGGGATTAGGGCTTCTAAGTTTTTAATACGACCAACAGCCTTTGTTACATTAGCCTTACCATCCACAACTCCTGCAATACCTGCTGAGTCGTATCCACGGTACTCAAGACTACTAAGTCCATCGATTAAAAATTTAACTCCATTTGCTTCTCCAACAAATCCTACAATTCCACACATATTAAAAATTCCTCGCTTTTTTCTTTATTTAATTAATCTCTCATAGAAAGTACTATGAAATTTATATTCACTCAAAAATATTATACTCCTCTTAGTTTATGTTAATCTAAAAGAAAGTAATATGGGTCTAATAGAGAGAGGATAATGATTTTAAGGGTTCTTATATCTAATACTGCGTTTCTCAGCTGTTGCATACGCTATATCTAAATATTTCATCGTCTCTTCGTTCCTAGAAATATTAAGATCTACCCCAGCAGTGGCAACTAAAGTTTTTTACGTCATTCTTCCTTAAAAACTAAGTTGCTGTTGCATACGCTGTAGCTATGAGTTAATCGTTAGGTTTCTTGAATCTAAAAGATGAAAAGAAACCTTATCGAGTAACTTAGACAACAGCTACTCAAAATATAAGGAATGTAATGACGAAATATTTTGTTAGTAGCCACTGTAAATATTTCGTCGTCTCTTCGTTTCTAGAAATATTAAGATCTACCCCAGCAGTGGCAACTAAAGTTTTTTACGTCATTCTTCCTTAAAAACTAAGTTGCTGTTGCATACGCTGTACCTAAGTATCTTGTCGTCACTGTGTTCCTAAAGATACTAAGGTGCACCCCATTGTACATTATCTAACGAAACTCTCTGGTTCCGAAAAAGCATCCGCCGAATTTTCGATAACTTTTTTCCTCGTCAACTAAGCTCAATTTAACCTTTAGAACTTAGTTCGGGCGCTATAATTATAAATTCAAATTACCTCCTAGTTATTTAATCGTCCATATTATTATACTAGATGAGAAGAGCGTTGTAAACTGAAAGGATATATTTACATAAACTCAAATATTAAAATAAAGTGTCTGAAAATTTAACTCTAATTTTTAGAATGATAGAAAAATAAGGTTCACTAATAAAAAAACCTACTTACTTTTACAGTAAGTAGGTTTTAATGTTATTAACGTCGAGAATTAGTAGCTACTTCTTTAGCGTTTTTCACTTCATCAGGAAGTTTAATTTCTTTAACGTTATTTACGTTAGAATATTTGATGATTTGTTTGATTTTCATTGTAGTTGGGTTTGAAGTATCTTTAGTTGCAAGTTCCATTGTCACTTCGTTGTTAACAGGTACGAAATCTTTAGTAACTACAAGTTTAATTGAAACGTTTTTGAAATCAACATTGTTAAATGCACTAGCAGTCACTTCGCTTCCTGAAGAAGCGTTAGCAACAGCAACCATAAGGTCTTTGAATTGCTCTCCATTTCCTGTATATGTTAGAACATAGTTTCCATTTTCTTCAGTTTTCTTGAAATCTTTAGCGATTTTTTTGTAGAACTCTAAGATTTGATCTGAATTAGCAATCTTTTTAAGATTTTCAAATTGTGCAGTTATATTGTTGTTTGAACTTTTAACCCACTCGTTTTGTCCTGTTGATTTTGCATAAGCTGTTCCATCTTTAATGTACAATTCTAATGTTTGGCTTTGTCCTTGAGCTTTTACATCAGTAGTTGCTTTCATTGCAAGTGGGTCCATGATTAATGAACCAGATACAGTATTTTCAATTGTTTGGTTTTGTTCACCAACTAAAATTTCAGATTGGCTTGTAGCTTCGAAATCTGTACTCTTAATATTTTTAGATGATTCTACTGATTTATTGACGATTTGTTCTGCAGAAGTTCCCATGCCACAAGCAGCAAGAGTAACCGAAAGAATAACCGTTGCAATAAGCAATAGATATTTTTTTAGTGATTTTGTCATGTGTCTCTCCTTAACTTTAATTAAAATAGATTGTTGTACAAATCTAGTTTCATAAATTTATTTTTATAGCATTATTCTATCATATTATAGCCAATATTACTACATTAATAAGTTATATTTTTAAAATATCTGTAATAAATAATATAGGCAATAAATAAGGAGATTACTTTTATTTAATATTTTTTGTGAAAATAATAAAAAATCTATTGACTTATATCAATGATTGATATACAATTATATTGAAGATAGATATATCAATGATGGATATAAATACAGAATATCTCTAATTAATTTAGGAGGGATAAAATGGCAAAGTTAAGCCCTTATGAAACGGGTGAATTAACGGATAGTATATTTTTTACAC
This is a stretch of genomic DNA from Gemella haemolysans. It encodes these proteins:
- the yycF gene encoding response regulator YycF; amino-acid sequence: MAEYKILVVDDEEPIANILDFNLKKEGYDVIVANDGEKAVELAFSENPDLILLDLMLPKKDGMEVCREVRAKKNIPIIMLTAKNSEIDKVLGLEFGADDYVTKPFSTRELMARVKVNLRRVTKQQEEVVEEKSGSDLVIKDIVIYPEAYVIKKNGEEIDLTRREFDLFYYLAQHRGQVLTRENLLQTVWGYDYFGDVRTVDVTVRRLREKVEDDSSQPEYIMTRRGVGYFIGEE
- a CDS encoding ATP-binding protein, which encodes MSFFGKKLKKRFFSSIRTKFVIVYVLVNIISLQLIGLFFTTQLRNSNINTFEQNIIEQEKILNYHIREELDKDSTKSGEESTDAENNPSQDSTSNNRDSKSGIVKLVSEFNIQKLLLVKVIDNNSKILASSSKNGNDDYLAKRSFDPLVSQVIKTGESTKQIQNNADSNKRVWIYVSPVKKDNEVVGVISLMADIESVYQEVSSISRLFIVGTILSILITTVIGFVASKTVTSSIEKMSSQVKKMALGNYGTVVGIDTDDEIGDLAKVFNQISKRIEEEQAVTETERRKLATIIESMMDGIITTDNNGKIILINTSAEDMLGGRDDEIFIGKDVLKILNITEYESIEEILEAEDSLLVNASNDSDELLLRAEISKIEKEDKEDLTQMSTELEGYIIVLYDVTDQERQEKERREFVSTVSHELRTPLTTMNSYIEALEEGVLEDKELAPQFIDTIHKETTRMIRMVNELMQLGKMDIKEEHYEKEFIDINKMLEQITDRFALTHPEKNFIKHISKTPIFVEGDQDKLTQVFDNIVNNAIKYSPNGKNITIRVRQNYHHNRVSISIKDEGVGIPLVHIDKIFNRFYRVDKSRQRSMGGTGLGLALAKTIVEAHKGRIWAQSREGYGSIIFVTLPCEQIDDEWL
- the yycH gene encoding two-component system activity regulator YycH gives rise to the protein MRNRKKETVKSVILGILVLLSLTLSYLIITYQPDYEIFTKRSTQKTVDSNKNDLLNFLIPDSVVKNQEGTREEAIIQNTITKVASVEGVKDKKVLKELLSLLSDSESTESRVRNRNIEDITTNNVEKILINYQVTLDSALLKPLFFSEDNSNVSLEFDTIVLLKDRPNMIYLYKKDDKNYLQITLKQNIYEKINSKFNEKKQNYAKYSLNNKFIYLKEGDEDNVIDEYSAEDVSLNKLARDIFEKKDNLRISNEDEVTDGYGILRSINNRLVYTNPSNEGGREVGATIAINNTISFLELGYVGDTNYQLTTALDGISIFQEAYKDSIAFSKDGFADIISEDNSSGIYKLTSPKKLTKTYLSSKEAELYSVEKTEYVINYLYERVNLKEIGDIVLGYDKTYNKDRNSFSYTPAWYVKYNDRYMSFKKIKEKIDKGERL
- the yycI gene encoding two-component system regulatory protein YycI; translated protein: MNWGKMKTLFIYLFVALNAVLLTFYVYTVQKNKTEIVQEKEIIERSMKNDNITVEENATKRDNLGYVNVTISDLKDYKKEENGLRIEVENVDKTSTLKVSSENAISNVNKGSYRAELDSFLLEKLKLSANYVFSSYNSNKNEVIYEQQIDSFRVFSNKNARIVFEVESNGDIKRFTLTGVSNIRKDKNETLVTSNQAINRLYHEDLIPKNCRVRTTLGYYTYISQTENQVLIPTWNVEISDKDGQVINYYVDAINLNILNRKGRSS
- a CDS encoding Dps family protein, encoding MTRTTELNKLVANLTVLYTKLHSFHWYVTGRSFYTLHEVFENYYNYTTESLDEVAERLLAIGGRPVSTLKGALEIATIKEATEKETTKEMVAAVFHDFELLINDLTHLMGVAEDEGDQGTSDLALGLKTQLEKNVWMLRSYLAD
- the yidD gene encoding membrane protein insertion efficiency factor YidD, translated to MAKLCIFLIKLYRRYISRYTRPTCRFSPTCSSYAMESYKRFGFFLGTYLTIKRLLKCHPFYKGEYFDNVPLFKREIFKFNRKK
- a CDS encoding rhodanese-like domain-containing protein is translated as MKRNKITLALSSILLSVSLVGCSSGDGLNRSAKDGKENEVEKASIKLVKATKTGDYNLISADELKKSIDNKEDMILINTIPSDRFEKTKIKGAVNAGLPKEMKDLKPEEKEAFLKTLGTDKDKKIVIYCGFVACERSHVGAVLAKEAGYKNVYRFPGGIAAWLDAGNSIDK